In Nisaea acidiphila, the DNA window ATGAAATCGAGGAAGAAGCCGAGAATGAAGATCACGCCCATGACGATGATGAATTGGGCCCAGAAACCGCCCGGCAGGCTGGTCAGGAATTCGCGCACCAGTTCCTCGCCGCCGAAGGCGCGGAAGGCCGCGGTCAGCATGGCGGCGCCGAGCAGGATGATGAAGACGAGAGCCGTGGTCTTGGCGGTCTCCACCATGACACCGCGCAGGGTGTCCTCGGTCTTGAAGGCGCGCCAGCCGCTCCAGAGGATCGCCGCGAGGAAAACCACCACGGCAACCGACGCTATGACCACGGCGATCACGTCGCCGGAATCGTGGATGGCGCGGATATTGATCGGATGGACGCTGGTCAGAACCAGAACGACGACGAGCGAGCCCATGGCCAGAATGGCCGGGACGAACGCTCCGGGTCGGCCTTCATAGAGGCGGTAACCGGCCATCACCATGGCGCCGACGGCACCGATGGCACCGGCCTGGTTCACGGTCGCGATGCCAGTGATGATCGAGCCCAGCACGACGAAGATCAGCGTCAGCGGCGGCACCAGGGACAGCAGCACACGGCCGGCGAATTTGCGGTCGTATTTGCCTTCGAACGGCACGGCCGGCGCGATCGACGGCCGGAAGAAGGCCATGATCAGGATATAGGCCATGTAGAGGCCGACCAGGATCAGACCCGGGGCGAGGGCGCCCATGAACATGTCGCCGGCGCTCGTGGAGCTGACGCCGAAGGAGCTCGGCATGGTGAACTCGCCGGTCGTCTCCTTGAAATAGGCGGTCCGCGCCATGCCCGCCTGATCGACGGCGCTCGCCAGCTGATCGGCGAGGATGATCAGAACGATGGAGGGCGGAATGATCTGCCCGAGCGTGCCGGAGGCGGCGATCGTACCGGTTGCGAGCGAGTGCGAGTAGTTGTTCCGCAGCATGGCCGGCAGCGAGATCAGGCCCATCGCGACCACGGTCGCGCCGACGATGCCGGTCGTCGCCGCCAGCAGCGCGCCGACGAAGACGACGGAGATGCCGAGTCCGCCTCGGATCGGACCGAAGAGCTGCGCCATGGAGACCAGCAGGTCCTCTGCGATCTTCGAGCGCTGCAGCATGATCCCCATGAAGACGAAGAGCGGGATGGCGATCAGTGTGTCTCGTTCGACTTCCCAATAAACGCCGCGGAAGTTCGTGACACCGGCCGTGAGCCAGTTCATCGGCCCGCCCTGGGCGAAATATGCGGCCGCGTCGCCGGCGAAGAGTTCGCCGGTGAGGGCGGCGAGGCCAATTGTGATGATCGCCGATCCCGGCAGCGCGAAGGCGACCGGGAAGCCCGACGCCAGCGCGCCGGCCATTATCACGACAAGCAGGAGGAGGAATACGAGTTCCATCAGACGGGTTCGCTCTTCGGGTCTTTAATGTGCTGAGGCTTCTGCGATTTCGCGCTTGCCGGGTTCCTCGCGATAGTCGGCGAGGCTTTCGAGGATGTAGCTGGCGAACTGGATCATCATCGAGATCGCGAAGATCCCGAGGAAACCGGCCATCAGATATTTCACATACATCCCGAAACCGGACTGCGAGACTTCGAAGCTCAGCAGCGGACTGTTGATGATGGAGGTCTTGCCCCACATGCCGATGGCAAGGACGGTGACGCAAAGCGACATGCCGAGGAGCAGGGAGCCCCAGATATTGACCAGGCCCTTCATCCGGCTGGTAAGCCCGGCATAGAGCACGTCGACGCGGACATGCCCGTCTTCGTAGAGCGTGTAGGCGCTCGCGAAGAGGAAGAGGGCGCCGTACCAGAAGCGGACGAGGTCGCCCTGGAAGGCCTGCTCGTAGGAGAAGATGAAGCGGCTGAGCACGATGCTGAGCTCCGCCGCGACGACGAGGAGAGCCAGCCAGGTAAAGCCGAGGGAGCGGGTGAAGGCGGCCGTCACGCAGCCCGCAAGCACCAGCGGAATATGGACATAAGCGCCGCGGAACTGCGAGCGCCCCAGCGCCGTCGCGAGATCGTCGCCGAAAATCGCCGGAAGCAGGTCTTCGACCCGGAGGAAGGAAATCACCATGTCGGCAAGTCCGACAAAGATGACCGCCCAGAATGAGGCGCGGATGATGTAGGCGGCGATGCCGACCATCGTCTGCGAGTCATGCCGCAACGGCTTTTCCGGCGTCCGCTTGGTGTAGATCGCGGCGCCGAGGATGCAGAGCAGATAGGACAGCGTCTGCAGCGCGCCGAGGATCGTAGCGGTTCCGTCGAGCGGCTGTTTCGGAGCCGCGCCGGGCAAAATGCCGAGATCCCCGAGGAAGGTGATCATGCTCGGCCAGTCCAGCCAGAAGATGAGGTAGTTGTTCAGCGCGAACATCAGAGTGACGCTGACAACGCTCCAGCAGAAAATCCGAGTGAATGCAGAAACGGGCGTCTGATAACCAGACGCCGCCGCGGCGCCCGCAGGCGCGCCCGAAGCCGATCCGACCATGTTCTGAAGTCTTCTTTCGAGAGAGGAGACGGGATCTTGCGATCCCGTCTCTATCAGGTGCGTTTCCTAGTCGATTACATGCCGAGAACGCGGTTGCGCTTCTCGGAGTAGCCGACGTCGGCGAGCTTCAGCCAGCCGCCGGCGGCGGAACGGGCATTCAGGAAGCTCTCGTGGACCTTGTTGGCGAGATCGCTGTGCTGGCGGGTCTCTTCGAAGACCTGCTCCGCGGCATCGCCGAACGCGTCATAGACGTCGTCGTTGAATTCGCGGACCTCGACGCCGTGCTCGTCGATCAGCTTGCGCAGATACTCACCGTTCTTGGCGTTGTATTCCGCCATCATCCAGTCGTTGGTCTGGCCGGCGACGGACTTGATGATCGCCTGGTCGGTCTTGGACAGGGTACCCCACCAGGAGGCGTTGATGCCGAGGGAGTCGAACCCGCCCGGCTCGTGCATGCCCGGATAGTAGTAGTACTTGGTGGCTTCGTAGAACTTCATCGCATAGTCGTTCCACGGACCGACCCACTCGGTCGCCTCGATGGCGCCGGAGACCAGGTTTTCATAGATCTGGCCGCCCGGCAGGGACACCGGGGAGGCGCCCAGCTTGGCCATGACGTCGCCGCCGAGGCCCGGGATACGCATCTTCAGGCCCTTGAGGTCGTCGGCGCTGTTGATTTCCTTGTTGAACCAGCCGCCCATCTGCACGCCGGTGTTGCCGGCCGCGAGGCACTTGAGGCCGAAGTCGCCGGCCAGCTCGTCCCAAAGCTCCTGACCGCCCATGTGATGGATCCAAGCGGCCATCTCGTTGTAGGTCAGGCCAAACGGCACCGAAGTGAAGTAGGCCCAGGCCGGATGCTTGCCTTTCCAGTAATAGTCGGCGGCGTGGTAAGCCTGCGCGTTACCGGAAGCGACTTCGTCGAACGAGTCGAACGCACCGACGCGCTCGCCGGCGGCGAAGTACTGAACCTGGATCTTACCGCCCGAGGTTTCCTGAATCCGCTCAGCCATCAGCTGGGCATTGGTGCCCAGGCCCGGGAAGTCACGACCCCAGGTCGAGACGATCACCATTTCGATGCGCTCTTGGGCGAGAGACGGTTTCGGGAAAGACGATGCAGCAGCGGCGGCGGCACCGCCGACGCCGGCCAGCCCAGCTTTGGAGATAAAGTCGCGACGTTTCATTGCGAAGCTCCCTAGTTAGATTGTTTCTTCAAGTGCGAATGGATCGCCGAGTGAAGCCACTGACCGCACCCTTTACAAGTGCCTATTCGCAGCTCGCCGGAATTAGTGCGATTGAATTTCCAATTTGGCAACCATTCAGTTCCACTAATACCGCAATGCGGCATAATTGTGCGCGGGCTGCCTGATTCCGGGTTCGAAAATGTCAAATTTTCGGATTTTGAACTTTCGAAACGCCGTCGAATCACGGTCTGCGGTCAAACCGGCAGGGCCGTGGTGTCCTTGATCGTTTCCATGGAGAAGCGCGAAGTGACCTCGCTCAGCGCGGTCAGCTCGACCAGATTTTTGTAGAAAAGATCGAAGCTGCGCATGTCCGGCACGACCACTTTGAGCAAGTAGTCGACTTCGCCGGCCATGCGATGGAACTCAAGCACTTCGGGCATCCCCTCGACGGTTTTGGCAAAGGTCTGTAGCCAGTCCGCCGAATGCTCGCCCGTCTTGATGCTGACGAAGACGGTCAAACCGTAGCCGAGCTTGTCGGCATCAAGAACGGCGACCTGCCGTTTGATCAGCCCGTCAGTCTGCATCCGGTTGATGCGCTTCCAGCATGGCGAGGCGGATAGCCCGACCTGCCGCGCGATATCAGAGACCGAGATGCTGCTGTCCTCCTGCAGGAGGCGCAGGATCTTTCTGTCCATGTCATCCATTCTCAAATTTCCCGATCTGAGACAAACGTCGTCAAAGTTGGTGTGATGTGGGAACGATATGTTCTATTTGAGGGGGCGTTATTGTCGATTTGGGAAAAATAATGATATTTCAGGAGCGTTGAGAGTTCAACAGCTCTCCTCTCCCGGAAACGGGAACGCGGCGATTTGAAGGGCAGCTTGCGGCCGCGACAGCAACCGCTAAAGCGCCACGGGACGGATCCCGTGGGCCCTTTCGTAACGACGGAATGGAGCCGGCCATGGGGTCGCATCTTGGACCAGATCTATTCTTCACGGGCGCCCGCCAATGAAGTACCTGCCGATCTTTGCGGACCTCGCCGGCCAGCATGCTTTGCTCGTGGGCGGCAACGAGGATTCTGCTCGCAAGCTTCGTCTTCTTCTGAAGACCGAGGCGCGAATTCGGGTCGTGAGCTCCGCTCCGAACGCCGAGGTCTCCCGACTTGCGGCGGAAGGCCGGATCGACCTGCGCCGCCGGCCGTTCGAAACGGCGGACCTCGCCGATGTCAGGATCGCCATTCTCGGCGATGCCGAAGCCCTGGACATTGAAGAGGTTGCGCGCGAGATACGCGCGACCGGTGTCCCGACCAATGTCGTCGACCGGCCGGATCTTTCCACCTTCATCATCCCCGGTATCGTCGACCGGGACCCGATCGTTGTCGCTATCGGCAGCGAGGGCGCGGCGCCGGTCATGGTGCGGCGGATCCGTGAGCGCATCGAAGCACTCCTGCCGGTGCGGCTGGGCGCGCTCGCCCGGTTTGCGCAGAGTTTCCGGGGCGCTGTTTCGGCCGCGATCGGCGACGGCGGTGTGCGCCGCCTGTTCTGGGAGCGGTTTTTCGACGGTCCGGTCGCGCGGGACGTCCTCGCTGGACGCGAGGGCGGGACGCGCGAGGCGATGCTGCGGCTTGTAAATACGGCAGGCGCGCGCGCGGAGCGGAGGGGCTCCGTTGCACTGGTCGGCGCCGGTCCGGGGGATCCTGACCTTCTGACCCTGAGGGCCCTGCGCCTGATGCAGGACGCGGATGTAATCGTGCACGACGCACTGATCGGTCCGACCATGCTTGATTACGTTCGGCGGGATTCGATCCGGGTGGATGTCGGAAAGCGGGCAGGGCGCGCTTCCTGGAGCCAGGACGAGATCAACGCCGTGCTCGCCGAGCATGCGGAGGCGGGCCGGCGCGTTGTCCGGCTCAAGGGCGGCGATCCGTTCATTTTCGGCCGCGGCGGAGAGGAACTCGCCTATCTGAAGGCGCGCGGTATCTCCGTGGACATCGTTCCCGGCGTGACCGCCGCTCTCGGGGCGGCGTCCGCCGCCGGACTGCCGCTGACGCATCGCGATCACGCGAACCGTCTGACGATCCTGACCGGACACGACCGCAACGGCTATTCGGACTTCGACGCCAATGTGCTCGCGGATCCGAAAGGCACGCTCGTCATCTATATGGGCCTTGGCGCGGCACCCCGGATCATGGCCGCGGCGCTCGATGCGGGCCGCGCCGCCGAGACGCCGGTCGCGGTGATCGAGAAAG includes these proteins:
- a CDS encoding TRAP transporter large permease subunit; the encoded protein is MELVFLLLLVVIMAGALASGFPVAFALPGSAIITIGLAALTGELFAGDAAAYFAQGGPMNWLTAGVTNFRGVYWEVERDTLIAIPLFVFMGIMLQRSKIAEDLLVSMAQLFGPIRGGLGISVVFVGALLAATTGIVGATVVAMGLISLPAMLRNNYSHSLATGTIAASGTLGQIIPPSIVLIILADQLASAVDQAGMARTAYFKETTGEFTMPSSFGVSSTSAGDMFMGALAPGLILVGLYMAYILIMAFFRPSIAPAVPFEGKYDRKFAGRVLLSLVPPLTLIFVVLGSIITGIATVNQAGAIGAVGAMVMAGYRLYEGRPGAFVPAILAMGSLVVVLVLTSVHPINIRAIHDSGDVIAVVIASVAVVVFLAAILWSGWRAFKTEDTLRGVMVETAKTTALVFIILLGAAMLTAAFRAFGGEELVREFLTSLPGGFWAQFIIVMGVIFILGFFLDFIEIAVVVVPIVAPILLADPSANVTAVWLGVMIGLNIQTSFLTPPFGFALFYLRGVAPKAVKTLSMYKGVIPFISLQLFALLIVGLTPQLVNYIPNRMSLTSESAPPPKNPRLQNCIENYVMATFAEEGDEIRAAIADAKSWDISFLPKSVQNDLKKSFKAADGSFTAIEEAFAATAAIEDAAKDYRPLHMAVRAAQRDIAKHIAEIKELEDQLDLLKRSNGEKLDEAEKLASRIEVLKAEQVELEAEIPANWEPDHKAFTKVLGAEKKARLAYRRTVDTAYEPIAVLQATLRDADALAALSGDIEGLADPIRNLDPKETEELIKEVESKIGEVVEAGSVRSAVSKARRALRGKSPDKEKALEELQKAIAVYQEELAWRQQAQSAIGNKLNEYEAAIRNTIGLRLLERLPHDIALDVAACQSDHVDISLYF
- a CDS encoding TRAP transporter small permease subunit, with protein sequence MFALNNYLIFWLDWPSMITFLGDLGILPGAAPKQPLDGTATILGALQTLSYLLCILGAAIYTKRTPEKPLRHDSQTMVGIAAYIIRASFWAVIFVGLADMVISFLRVEDLLPAIFGDDLATALGRSQFRGAYVHIPLVLAGCVTAAFTRSLGFTWLALLVVAAELSIVLSRFIFSYEQAFQGDLVRFWYGALFLFASAYTLYEDGHVRVDVLYAGLTSRMKGLVNIWGSLLLGMSLCVTVLAIGMWGKTSIINSPLLSFEVSQSGFGMYVKYLMAGFLGIFAISMMIQFASYILESLADYREEPGKREIAEASAH
- a CDS encoding TRAP transporter substrate-binding protein; the protein is MKRRDFISKAGLAGVGGAAAAAASSFPKPSLAQERIEMVIVSTWGRDFPGLGTNAQLMAERIQETSGGKIQVQYFAAGERVGAFDSFDEVASGNAQAYHAADYYWKGKHPAWAYFTSVPFGLTYNEMAAWIHHMGGQELWDELAGDFGLKCLAAGNTGVQMGGWFNKEINSADDLKGLKMRIPGLGGDVMAKLGASPVSLPGGQIYENLVSGAIEATEWVGPWNDYAMKFYEATKYYYYPGMHEPGGFDSLGINASWWGTLSKTDQAIIKSVAGQTNDWMMAEYNAKNGEYLRKLIDEHGVEVREFNDDVYDAFGDAAEQVFEETRQHSDLANKVHESFLNARSAAGGWLKLADVGYSEKRNRVLGM
- a CDS encoding Lrp/AsnC family transcriptional regulator; this translates as MDDMDRKILRLLQEDSSISVSDIARQVGLSASPCWKRINRMQTDGLIKRQVAVLDADKLGYGLTVFVSIKTGEHSADWLQTFAKTVEGMPEVLEFHRMAGEVDYLLKVVVPDMRSFDLFYKNLVELTALSEVTSRFSMETIKDTTALPV
- the cysG gene encoding siroheme synthase CysG, with product MKYLPIFADLAGQHALLVGGNEDSARKLRLLLKTEARIRVVSSAPNAEVSRLAAEGRIDLRRRPFETADLADVRIAILGDAEALDIEEVAREIRATGVPTNVVDRPDLSTFIIPGIVDRDPIVVAIGSEGAAPVMVRRIRERIEALLPVRLGALARFAQSFRGAVSAAIGDGGVRRLFWERFFDGPVARDVLAGREGGTREAMLRLVNTAGARAERRGSVALVGAGPGDPDLLTLRALRLMQDADVIVHDALIGPTMLDYVRRDSIRVDVGKRAGRASWSQDEINAVLAEHAEAGRRVVRLKGGDPFIFGRGGEELAYLKARGISVDIVPGVTAALGAASAAGLPLTHRDHANRLTILTGHDRNGYSDFDANVLADPKGTLVIYMGLGAAPRIMAAALDAGRAAETPVAVIEKATLPEQRVLKASLGNLANLVEEQRVEAPALIVIGDVAALAEGETFETVGGERRRLAV